In Chanodichthys erythropterus isolate Z2021 chromosome 18, ASM2448905v1, whole genome shotgun sequence, the following are encoded in one genomic region:
- the tmx4 gene encoding thioredoxin-related transmembrane protein 4, with protein MCSCSNMAGLTRADMQKYGRSSCWISAVFLLLVCRVNAQTEVNNVLTVADANWTLILQGEWMIKFYAPWCPACQHLQADWENLGRQSESLGISVGRVDVTQQPGLSGRFLVTTLPTIFHAKDGNFRKYVSSRTIEDIQAYVVDQKWALVEPVPGWKSPSSLLMSGMANLFRLSVWIRQIHTYLTNTLSIPSWGSYVIFAIITLFMGLILGLMLVLIADCIWPSRPKHREDKTVVIVKEEVSEEEVEDILTEEKRASDLDNESERVSGDESTEEEGPLTDGAASGSEQPASEGAAESSVRKRRPQEQNTAEGT; from the exons ATGTGCTCCTGCAGCAATATGGCGGGACTGACACGAGCGGACATGCAGAAATATGGCAGAAGTTCATGTTGGATCTCTGCTGTATTTCTGCTGCTCGTGTGTCGTGTAAACGCTCAGACGGAGGTTAATAACGTGCTGACGGTGGCCGATGCGAACTGGACGCTCATCCTGCAGGGCGAGTGGATGATCAAATT TTATGCACCTTGGTGTCCGGCGTGCCAACATTTACAAGCAGACTGGGAGAATCTAGGAAGACAAAGTGAAAGTCTGGGCATATCAGTGGGCAGGGTTGATGTTACACAACAGCCAG GTCtgagtgggaggtttctggttaCAACACTGCCGACTATTTTTCA CGCTAAAGATGGAAATTTCCGCAAATACGTTTCATCACGGACTATTGAGGATATCCAAGCTTATGTTGTGGACCAAAAGTGGGCGCTGGTTGAGCCGGTGCCAGGATGGAAGTCGCCATCTTCTCTTCT GATGTCAGGGATGGCTAATCTGTTTCGCCTCTCGGTGTGGATCAGA CAAATCCACACGTACCTGACGAACACTCTCAGTATTCCTTCCTGGGGTTCTTATGTGATATTTGCCATCATCACACTCTTTATGGGACTGATTCTCGGCCTG ATGCTGGTTCTGATCGCTGACTGCATTTGGCCATCCAGACCAAAGCACAGAGAAGACAAAACAG TTGTGATAGTGAAAGAGGAAGTGTCAGAGGAAGAGGTGGAGGACATACTGACGGAGGAGAAACGCGCGTCTGACCTGGACAACGAGAGTGAGAGAGTGTCCGGTGACGAATCGACTGAAGAGGAAGGGCCGCTGACAGACGGAGCAGCTAGTGGCAGTGAGCAGCCGGCGTCAGAGGGGGCAGCAGAGAGCTCAGTGAGGAAACGCAGACCACAGGAGCAGAACACCGCAGAGGGAACCTAA